The Pyrenophora tritici-repentis strain M4 chromosome 2, whole genome shotgun sequence genome window below encodes:
- a CDS encoding Spc97-Spc98 domain containing protein: MAKFHRERVEHALNELLIRIVPEDPNDDEEAAEQRFEDAYDFAINELMGAGDASLVPDVNHISDLIDGKVSGPQNDQHKSARLHNLLSRLETQTVLDQKWRMLYFLYRLSNNGEDDSEPQAVQDTRSFSREPTTPKRHAASASTHGALQDAFSKQGLSQIPANAGSPKSSRTAPIAEKPEKPEKRRERRSTQDTAKEQQATGGHENSDSMEIGPSEPTLLRELPFTLQGYSSTNVVFPSSTALRLPPTLPVPIISLLHTLAEPAILYKGLAEFVEASDGGLVEQSFRAALAKELRAYLGLVATLEGQIKRALAQLSDGLGHHRLGKAGVTLKRCVIWIREPTMGLRLMSLMVEESKSKKGGELIALIHSFSLNHGDPYVMAFAERLLSDVTRPFYDMLRQWVYDGELADPFGEFFVSEQSEDEIIEANGNEGKGGATSVWEDKYRLNDKMVPTIVTEDFAKKVFLIGKTLNFIRYGCGDAAWVDTYSKEASKELQYGDTANLERSIGDAYKTTMARLIDLMANKFKLFDHLQALKQYMLLGAGDFIAVLMESLSSNLDRPANTQYRHTLTAQLEHAVRNSNAQFDTSDVLRRLDSRMLELSHGEIGWDVFTLEYKIDAPVDVIVTPFGSKQYLKVFNFLWRVKRVEFALGSTWRRCMTGARGVLGTVSDKVGSDWKKARCAMAEMVHFVNQLQHYILFEVIESSWIDLQKALNKPESTLDDMIEAHAKYLNNITRKGLLGSSSIDFTGQLHELLKTMLAYKDAVDGLYSFSVAEFTRRQEHAAKIETRTAAGRWGLSEKDADSSDPFARSRAASRQDPDSPFPPPLLKMGMTGTAEDDVLPSLQKRLSQLTEDFRARISILLGDLVHSPDGELKMLAVNINFNDVYKPERRRRKGSQKREREKDTPKVIAAGA; the protein is encoded by the coding sequence ATGGCCAAATTCCACCGTGAGCGCGTCGAACACGCGTTAAACGAATTGCTGATCCGCATCGTACCTGAAGACCCCAACGATGATGAGGAGGCGGCGGAACAGCGCTTCGAAGACGCCTATGACTTCGCCATCAACGAGCTCATGGGCGCAGGAGATGCTTCACTCGTTCCCGACGTCAACCACATCTCCGACCTGATTGACGGCAAGGTCTCTGGTCCGCAAAATGACCAACACAAGAGCGCCCGCTTACATAATCTGCTCTCCCGTCTCGAGACGCAGACAGTACTGGATCAGAAATGGCGGATGCTCTACTTTCTTTACCGCCTGTCCAACAACGGAGAAGACGATAGCGAACCACAAGCGGTCCAAGATACGCGCAGCTTCTCCCGCGAACCTACTACGCCTAAGCGGCATGCCGCGAGTGCATCGACCCATGGAGCCTTGCAAGATGCCTTCTCCAAGCAAGGCCTGTCACAGATACCAGCCAACGCGGGGTCGCCCAAGTCTTCACGAACTGCGCCCATAGCTGAGAAGCCAGAAAAGCCAGAGAAGCGAAGAGAACGACGATCAACACAAGACACGGCGAAAGAACAGCAGGCGACTGGTGGGCATGAAAACAGCGACAGCATGGAAATTGGACCGTCGGAGCCTACTCTATTGCGCGAGCTACCCTTTACTCTACAGGGCTATTCTTCGACGAACGTTGTATTTCCCTCCTCGACAGCCCTTCGACTACCACCAACGCTACCCGTGCCTATCATCAGTCTACTCCACACACTCGCCGAGCCCGCCATACTATACAAAGGTCTAGCCGAGTTCGTAGAGGCAAGCGACGGTGGTCTAGTCGAACAGAGCTTCCGCGCCGCCTTGGCTAAAGAGCTAAGGGCATACCTAGGGCTTGTGGCGACGTTAGAGGGCCAGATCAAGAGAGCGCTCGCTCAGCTAAGTGATGGGCTGGGACATCACCGTCTCGGCAAGGCTGGCGTTACCCTCAAGCGATGTGTCATTTGGATAAGAGAGCCTACAATGGGTTTGCGGCTTATGAGCCTAATGGTCGAAGAGTCCAAGAGCAAGAAGGGCGGCGAACTGATTGCCCTCATCCATTCTTTCTCTCTCAACCACGGGGACCCCTACGTTATGGCCTTTGCGGAACGCCTGCTATCGGATGTTACGCGTCCTTTCTACGACATGCTCAGACAATGGGTCTACGATGGTGAGCTCGCTGACCCGTTTGGGGAATTTTTCGTATCTGAGCAGAGCGAGGATGAGATTATCGAGGCCAACGGGAATGAGGGCAAAGGGGGTGCTACGAGCGTTTGGGAAGACAAGTACAGACTGAACGACAAGATGGTCCCTACTATCGTTACCGAAGACTTCGCTAAGAAGGTCTTTCTTATCGGCAAGACTCTCAACTTCATTCGCTACGGATGTGGGGATGCAGCTTGGGTGGATACATACTCCAAAGAAGCTTCGAAGGAGTTGCAGTATGGCGATACTGCAAACCTAGAGCGGTCTATTGGCGACGCGTACAAGACTACCATGGCCCGCCTTATAGATCTCATGGCAAACAAGTTCAAACTGTTTGATCATTTGCAGGCGCTGAAACAGTACATGTTACTTGGGGCAGGCGACTTTATTGCCGTCTTGATGGAGTCCTTGTCCTCCAATCTCGACCGACCCGCCAACACACAGTATCGCCACACGCTTACTGCGCAGCTCGAACACGCTGTTAGGAACTCGAACGCGCAGTTTGACACGTCCGACGTGCTGCGCCGACTTGACTCGCGCATGTTGGAACTGTCGCACGGCGAGATTGGTTGGGACGTCTTCACGCTTGAGTACAAGATAGACGCACCCGTCGACGTTATCGTCACCCCCTTCGGATCCAAGCAATACCTCAAAGTCTTCAACTTTCTCTGGCGAGTCAAGCGAGTCGAATTTGCGCTCGGTTCAACCTGGCGTCGCTGTATGACTGGTGCTCGTGGAGTCCTGGGTACTGTGTCAGATAAAGTTGGGTCAGATTGGAAGAAGGCACGGTGCGCCATGGCGGAGATGGTCCACTTTGTTAATCAGCTCCAACATTACATTCTTTTCGAGGTCATCGAATCATCTTGGATCGATCTACAGAAGGCGCTCAACAAGCCAGAAAGCACGCTTGACGACATGATTGAAGCGCATGCAAAGTATCTCAACAACATCACGCGGAAGGGTCTACTCGGAAGCTCTAGCATAGACTTCACAGGGCAGCTACACGAGTTGCTCAAGACTATGTTGGCGTACAAGGATGCAGTAGATGGCTTATATTCTTTCTCTGTCGCAGAGTTCACTCGTCGACAGGAGCATGCCGCGAAGATTGAAACACGCACCGCGGCTGGGCGATGGGGTCTTTCTGAGAAGGATGCTGATAGCTCTGATCCTTTTGCGCGATCACGAGCGGCATCACGGCAAGATCCCGACTCGCCATTTCCGCCGCCTCTGTTGAAGATGGGCATGACAGGCACAGCAGAGGACGACGTGCTACCATCACTACAGAAGCGGCTGAGCCAACTCACAGAGGACTTTCGCGCAAGGATTAGCATATTACTGGGAGATCTCGTGCATTCGCCTGATGGTGAGTTGAAGATGTTAGCCGTCAACATCAACTTCAACGACGTCTACAAACCAGAACGTAGAAGGCGCAAAGGTTCGCAGAAGCGGGAGCGGGAAAAGGATACACCCAAGGTAATTGCTGCTGGAGCATAG
- a CDS encoding BTB domain containing protein, with product MGLDKANTPPMTLSRPSDTPTPSIETSEAPVEAHNSQASVAFKPLQMLVKTPLTVECGEDLTVKFTMHVELLCCHSKLLADRFAAAKPLREQYELIKKLCDKLVEYFFPEVTPKQFESGHLEVEVIPLIVRAYEQWPLPVYANSVKIAIDNAVQEQITAKNIQNITVKDLGRITDLSIRLSHIKSRGVQTIVEKLYVLIHQITKKEEKRALKEKLRAAAQHRLLLQDVDSEIVAILMQWIYHGALHYQDAEQLYAVLRLAIMLGVDALAEICLTKLYDAASESIEDASNSGVKLQTLLGFGPDSVDHALGVVFKNVINDRRTPKRLRDLVIDTLAASLDKELFTKIKDLISKEMALEIIEAMIDNSEQMKSEVCKDEVKTED from the exons ATGGGACTCGACAAGGCCAACACACCTCCCATGACACTTTCTCGTCCTTCAGATACACCCACTCCCAGCATTGAGACTTCAGAAGCTCCCGTCGAGGCCCACAACAGCCAAGCCTCTGTAGCGTTCAAGCCTCTGCA GATGCTGGTCAAAACGCCACTGACAGTCGAGTGTGGAGAGGATCTCACAGTCAAGTTTACCATGCATGTGGAGCTACTATGCTGCCACAGCAAGCTTCTTGCAGATCGTTTCGCCGCGGCAAAGCCGTTGAGGGAGCAATACGAACTCATCAAAAAACTTTGCGACAAGCTTGTAGAATACTTCTTTCCGGAGGTCACTCCCAAGCAATTCGAAAGCGGTCATTTAGAAGTAGAG GTCATCCCACTCATTGTCAGAGCTTATGAGCAATGGCCTTTGCCGGTGTACGCCAACTCCGTCAAGATTGCCATTGATAACGCTGTCCAAGAGCAAATCACCGCCAAAAACATTCAGAACATAACTGTGAAGGACCTGGGCCGCATCACAGACTTATCGATACGGCTATCACATATCAAGTCACGCGGCGTGCAGACTATAGTTGAGAAACTATACGTCTTGATACACCAGATCACcaagaaagaagagaagaggGCCTTGAAAGAAAAGCTGCGAGCTGCAGCCCAGCACCGTCTCCTCCTTCAAGACGTCGATTCAGAAATAGTTGCAATTCTGATGCAGTGGATCTATCATGGGGCCCTTCACTACCAAGATGCTGAGCAACTTTACGCCGTCCTCCGACTAGCTATCATGCTTGGAGTCGATGCGCTCGCCGAGATCTGCTTGACTAAGCTCTATGATGCTGCTAGTGAGAGCATCGAGGACGCATCAAACTCCGGTGTGAAACTCCAAACCTTGCTGGGATTTGGACCGGACTCTGTCGACCATGCCCTAGGCGTCGTCTTCAAGAACGTTATCAACGACAGGCGTACTCCAAAGAGGTTACGTGACTTGGTCATCGATACCCTTGCTGCAAGTCTTGATAAGGAGCTTTTCACGAAGATCAAGGACCTGATCAGCAAGGAAATGGCACTCGAGATCATCGAGGCCATGATCGATAACAGCGAGCAGATGAAGTCCGAAGTTTGCAAGGACGAAGTCAAGACTGAGGACTGA
- a CDS encoding PRELI domain containing protein → MVKFYSSNETYSYPFAAVSLAYFLRYPNPYSTHVLSTDTIARSYDPETQRLTTIRLHLKRSKLPSAVLKLVPRSLLGASAGGESQTYILEKSVVDMKEGWMDTESRNLEWTGVLSVVERQKFQRPSPLADDVKVGQGMEGAAQRHGFLNFNAKGPGARVEDTGETTDVTSSVTLHSHIGETWKKKREAAREGAMEEEQPQKVGFLRSWGTAALQRNIEKIGLTRAQRSQPNAREGMKVVLERMREGGLVAVLEGMRQDREAILAGRPLATPRAANSNE, encoded by the coding sequence ATGGTCAAATTCTACTCGTCCAACGAAACGTACTCGTACCCCTTCGCCGCCGTGTCGCTTGCCTACTTTCTCCGCTACCCCAACCCATACTCTACTCACGTGCTCTCGACCGACACCATCGCACGCAGCTATGACCCCGAAACACAGCGCCTAACCACTATTCGCCTGCATCTTAAACGCTCCAAACTCCCCTCGGCGGTCCTGAAGCTCGTACCTCGATCCCTACTCGGAGCCTCAGCGGGCGGAGAATCACAGACGTATATTCTTGAAAAGTCAGTTGTGGATATGAAAGAGGGCTGGATGGACACGGAGTCGCGCAATTTAGAGTGGACGGGCGTCTTGTCCGTGGTGGAGAGACAGAAGTTCCAGCGTCCCTCGCCTCTAGCCGATGACGTAAAAGTTGGGCAAGGCATGGAAGGCGCAGCACAGCGACATGGCTTCCTCAACTTCAACGCCAAGGGGCCTGGTGCGAGAGTCGAGGACACGGGCGAGACCACAGACGTGACAAGTTCTGTCACACTGCACAGCCACATCGGCGAGACATGGAAGAAGAAGCGTGAGGCTGCGAGGGAGGGCGCCATGGAAGAAGAGCAGCCACAAAAGGTGGGCTTCTTGCGGAGCTGGGGTACCGCGGCTCTGCAGCGCAATATCGAGAAGATTGGTCTCACACGTGCTCAACGTAGCCAGCCGAATGCGCGCGAAGGCATGAAGGTGGTACTAGAGCGCATGAGAGAGGGTGGTCTCGTCGCTGTTCTTGAGGGCATGCGACAAGACCGAGAAGCCATCCTCGCCGGTCGCCCACTTGCAACGCCTCGCGCAGCAAACAGTAACGAATGA
- a CDS encoding TrpS, Tryptophanyl-tRNA synthetase, which produces MTEPEPPAVAALSLDETAAQPVSKATEQEINPWDVQAAVDEDGNVKEFDYVKISEQWATKLIDQPLLDRFERVTGHKPHRWLRRGLFFSHRDLELILDVYERGDDFLLYTGRGPSSDAMHIGHTIPFEFTKWLQDVFDVPLVIMLTDDEKFLFKEKLKQEEVYEFSRQNAKDIISIGFDVKKTFMYIDSEFFTSGYNRHFSLNTTEFEKLITNNQVRGAFGFHGSTNIGSNAFAAKQCVAAFASSYPFIWGEDYKTYRRSKKLAAIPCLIPCAIDQDPYFRLVRENCGRMDLPSPKPALIHSKFLTALQGAGGKMSASNANSAIFMSDTPKQIKNKINTKAFSGGQETLELHREKGGNPDIDVPYQYIAYFEDDDEKLKKLAEDYRKGELLTGEMKRECVETMTAYTKRFQDARANVTDEILDEFLRPRKLEWKGNPNPTKPKLEQPKEATEGGPMLDADGKPMTKNAQKKAAKMAETSRYRTVRTTNTIASSSSVLDLGRFVHMTVFRFYLCLPMLLLNFHADLAMKIRNYDVTGPDYSGASSHIMPATTCFDPSPLGTKSIEWQQWNPCAVYKSLVPDGNCPQRSTVSQASDCTRIV; this is translated from the exons ATGACGGAGCCAGAACCACCCGCCGTTGCCGCCCTCTCGCTTGACGAAACGGCGGCACAGCCCGTCTCAAAAGCAACAGAGCAAGAGATCAATCCCTGGGACGTGCAAGCGGCAGTCGACGAAGACGGCAATGTCAAGGAATTCGACTATGTCAAAATATCGGAACAGTGGGCCACCAAGCTCATTGATCAGCCTCTGCTGGACCGGTTCGAGCGCGTCACTGGCCACAAGCCGCACCGCTGGTTACGGCGTGGCTTGTTCTTCTCACATCGCGACCTGGAACTGATACTCGACGTGTACGAGCGAGGCGATGACTTTCTTCTGTACACTGGACGTGGTCCGAGTAGCGACGCCATGCATATTGGACACACCATCCCTTTTGAATTCACAAAGTGGCTGCAGGATGTCTTCGACGTGCCACTAGTCATCATGTTGACAGACGACGAAAAGTTTCTCTTCAAGGAAAAGCTAAAGCAAGAGGAAGTCTACGAGTTCTCGCGTCAGAACGCAAAAGACATCATCTCCATTGGCTTTGACGTCAAGAAGACATTCATGTACATTGATTCGGAATTCTTCACATCTGGCTACAACCGGCATTTCAGTCTTAACACTACTGAATTCGAAAAGCTCATCACGAACAACCAGGTTCGTGGTGCTTTTGGTTTCCACGGCTCTACCAACATCGGCAGTAATGCCTTTGCTGCGAAACAGTGTGTTGCTGCATTTGCTTCTTCATACCCCTTCATCTGGGGCGAGGACTACAAGACATACCGTCGTTCCAAGAAGCTCGCGGCTATACCATGTCTTATTCCCTGCGCCATCGACCAGGACCCCTACTTCCGCCTTGTTCGCGAGAACTGCGGCAGGATGGACCTCCCATCACCAAAGCCTGCCCTTATCCACTCCAAGTTCCTCACCGCACTTCAAGGCGCTGGCGGTAAAATGAGCGCATCAAATGCCAATTCTGCCATTTTCATGAGCGACACTCCGAAGCAGATTAAAAACAagatcaacaccaaagcaTTCTCGGGGGGTCAGGAGACACTCGAGCTACATCGCGAAAAGGGTGGTAACCCGGACATTGACGTTCCCTACCAGTACATTGCCTACTTcgaagatgacgacgaaAAGCTCAAGAAGCTAGCAGAAGACTACCGCAAGGGTGAGCTCCTGACTGGTGAGATGAAGCGGGAATGCGTAGAGACCATGACGGCCTACACCAAGAGATTCCAGGACGCACGAGCCAACGTCACGGATGAAATATTGGACGAGTTCCTGCGCCCCCGCAAGCTAGAATGGAAGGGTAACCCTAACCCCACCAAACCAAAACTAGAACAGCCCAAAGAGGCAACTGAAGGGGGACCGATGCTAGACGCTGACGGAAAGCCAATGACTAAGAACGCCCAAAAGAAGGCCGCGAAGATGGCGGAG ACATCACGGTACAGGACAGTACGCACTACCAATACCATTGCGTCAAGCTCAAGTGTGCTCGATCTTGGACGTTTCGTGCATATGACTGTTTTCCGTTTCTATCTGTGCTTGCCCATGTTACTTCTCA ACTTCCACGCAGATCTTGCAATGAAAATTCGCAACTATGATGTAACTGGTCCAGATTATTCAGGTGCATCCTCACACATCATGCCGGCTACAACGTGTTTTGATCCGTCACCTTTAGGCACTAAATCGATAGAATGGCAACAATGGAACCCATGTGCAGTCTACAAATCTTTGGTTCCTGATGGCAACTGCCCGCAGCGGTCAACGGTAAGCCAAGCGTCAGACTGCACGCGCATAGTCTAG
- a CDS encoding Aminotran-4 domain containing protein — translation MASENEFQLFTSLRYDPLLPTSEENSRQILNLVSPSPFYMLAYHRDRMVEAAQHFDFFEVEKKLQDGEALHAELLKRTQAHIQKSGKDEAMKLRLLYDKDANLTVEFTAVPAVPLSTLYPPSLDPPASIPEKHPANTFKPSPLTGGALTLGADDSLPAATSTPPPPPEWKIKLDTAPTPSSPFTLLKTTKREMYDQSRERALPENSAGPAYREVMLYNEVNELTEGTLTSLYLFRGGRWVTPPVGVPSGEFTSKTLKDDGADEGELRKPFAGRWGHSTRSAKVGAGGQRGTSRRWALGSGYCMEEPVSIDTVQVGEHVWVSNGVRGFGYGTVVE, via the exons ATGGCTTCCGAAAATGAATTCCAGCTCTTCACTTCATTGCGATATGATCCCTTGCTACCTACATCAGAGGAAAACTCACGTCAGATTCTGAACTTGGTCTCCCCGTCACCCTTCTACATGCTTGCCTATCACAGAGATCGAATGGTAGAAGCAGCGCAGCACTTTGACTTTTTTGAGGTCGAGAAGAAGCTTCAAGATGGCGAGGCACTACACGCCGAACTACTGAAGCGGACTCAGGCTCATATACAAAAGTCTGGAAAAGACGAAGCGATGAAG CTTCGACTGCTGTACGATAAAGACGCCAATCTTACCGTCGAGTTCACCGCTGTCCCTGCTGTTCCCCTGTCCACCCTTTACCCTCCATCTCTGGACCCACCAGCATCCATCCCAGAAAAACATCCCGCAAACACCTTCAAGCCTTCTCCGCTAACAGGTGGTGCTCTAACCCTCGGCGCCGACGACTCCCTTCCAGCAGCAACATCTACACCTCCCCCGCCACCAGAATGGAAGATCAAGCTAGACACCGCGCCCACACCATCATCACCCTTCACCCTCCTAAAGACTACCAAACGAGAAATGTATGATCAAAGCCGTGAACGTGCCTTACCTGAGAACTCTGCTGGTCCAGCCTACCGGGAAGTAATGCTCTACAACGAAGTCAACGAGCTCACAGAAGGCACTCTAACGTCCCTCTACCTCTTCCGCGGTGGCCGTTGGGTTACCCCGCCAGTTGGCGTCCCCTCTGGCGAGTTCACGAGCAAGACGTTAAAGGATGACGGTGCCGACGAAGGAGAGCTTAGAAAGCCGTTTGCCGGTCGCTGGGGCCATTCCACGAGAAGCGCAAAGGTTGGGGCTGGGGGGCAAAGGGGCACAAGTCGTAGGTGGGCGTTGGGCAGCGGGTATTGTATGGAAGAGCCTGTTAGTATTGACACTGTGCAAGTTGGCGAGCATGTGTGGGTTAGTAATGGTGTTCGAGGATTTGGCTATGGTACGGTGGTGGAGTAG
- a CDS encoding NrfG, TPR repeat protein has product MSEWDKVIEDTTAAINLDNEYVKALNRRANAYEQVERNSEALLDYTASCIIDGFRNESSAQSVERLLKKVADAKGKAILASKEKKLPSPTFVTNYLQSFRPKPTPEGLEDDAELDEESGKGQLRKGLKAMATKTGHGYTEAAAAFDRAVELGDLGEHEAFAYNMRGTFSYLKGDNEDALKDMDKSIELQPTLTQSFIKRASMHLELANPEAAEADFAAALEQNSTDPDIFYHRAQLHFIKSEFGEAAKDYQKSIDLDKDFIFSHIQLGVTQYKMGSIASSMATFRRCMKNFSQVPDVYNYYGELLLDQQKYQEAIEKFDTAVEMEKTSKPLGMNVLPLINKALALFQWKNDFDEAEKLCEKALIIDPECDIAVATMAQLLLQQGKVTEALKYFERAAELSRTEGEIVNALSYAEATRTQLEVQEKYPKLASRLGAMGAAGGGFGAGMR; this is encoded by the exons ATGTCAGAGTGGGACAAGGTCATCGAAGACACAACGGCCGCCATCAACCTCGACAACGAATACGTAAAGGCGCTGAACCGACGAGCCAACGCATACGAACAGGTCGAGCGCAACAGCGAGGCTCTCCTCGACTACACTGCGAGCTGCATCATCGATGGCTTCCGCAACGAGAGCAGCGCACAGAGCGTTGAGCGCCTGCTGAAAAAGGTGGCCGACGCAAAAGGCAAGGCCATTCTCGCCTCCAAGGAGAAAAAGCTGCCCAGCCCAACGTTTGTCACAAACTACCTCCAGAGCTTCCGTCCCAAGCCAACACCAGAGGGCCTTGAAGACGATGCCGAGCTTGACGAGGAGAGCGGAAAGGGTCAGCTTCGCAAGGGGCTAAAGGCCATGGCTACCAAGACGGGCCATGGATACACTGAAGCCGCCGCAGCCTTTGACCGCGCAGTAGAACTAGGAGACCTCGGCGAGCACGAGGCCTTTGCCTACAACATGCGTGGAACTTTCAGCTACCTCAAGGGCGACAACGAAGACGCCCTAAAGGACATGGACAAGAGCATCGAGCTCCAGCCCACACTAACACAGAGCTTCATCAAGCGCGCCAGCATGCACTTGGAGCTTGCCAACCCAGAAGCTGCCGAAGCCGACTTTGCCGCTGCCCTGGAGCAGAACTCGACGGATCCCGACATCTTCTACCACCGCGCGCAACTCCACTTCATAAAGTCCGAGTTTGGCGAGGCGGCCAAGGACTACCAAAAGTCTATCGATCTGGACAAGGATTTCATCTTCTCACACATCCAACTCGGCGTCACACAATACAAAATGGGTAGCATCGCCTCCTCCATGGCCACCTTCCGGCGCTGCATGAAGAACTTCTCCCAAGTCCCAGACGTATACAACTACTACGGCGAACTCCTCCTCGACCAGCAAAAGTACCAAGAAGCCATTGAGAAATTCGACACAGCCGTGGAAATGGAAAAGACGAGCAAGCCGCTCGGCATGAACGTGCTGCCCCTCATCAATAAAGCCCTCGCCCTCTTCCAATGGAAAAACGACTTCGACGAGGCGGAGAAGCTCTGCGAAAAAGCCCTCATCATCGACCCAGAGTGCGACATCGCCGTCGCTACCATGGCCCAGCTGCTCTTGCAGCAGGGTAAAGTCACTGAGGCGCTCAAGTACTTTGAACGTGCGGCTGAGCTGTCGAGGACGGAAGGCGAGATTGTTAATGCGCTGAGCTATGCTGAGGCGACTAGGACACAACTTGAG GTACAAGAAAAATACCCAAAGCTTGCTTCAAGACTAGGTGCCATGGGCGCGGCTGGCGGTGGCTTTGGTGCCGGTATGCGGTAG